A window from Actimicrobium sp. CCC2.4 encodes these proteins:
- a CDS encoding type II toxin-antitoxin system PemK/MazF family toxin: MTQRGDLVTVSLQGDYDKPRPALVIQSDLLTDLESVVLCPVTSDLRNAAFRVIVESNPANGLHTLSQVMVDKLSTLPRTKISEPFGRFDEEKLKMVDRALLLVVGVI, encoded by the coding sequence ATGACGCAACGAGGCGACTTAGTGACGGTTTCTCTGCAAGGCGACTATGACAAACCGCGACCAGCCTTAGTCATTCAATCAGACCTTTTGACGGATTTGGAAAGCGTTGTGCTGTGCCCGGTGACCAGCGATCTGCGCAATGCCGCATTTCGCGTGATTGTGGAGTCGAACCCCGCCAATGGATTGCACACGCTTTCGCAAGTCATGGTGGACAAACTCTCGACGCTGCCGCGTACCAAAATCAGCGAACCGTTTGGCCGTTTCGATGAAGAAAAGTTGAAGATGGTAGATCGGGCATTGCTACTGGTCGTTGGTGTGATTTGA
- a CDS encoding TraK family protein, protein MKSLSERIADSALKNSYGRNDRNRAAFILVRGDVSKAVDDGYSLLSIWETLCEEGRIPYTYQTFRRYARVLLPPRPGWLERWTSK, encoded by the coding sequence ATGAAAAGCCTGTCAGAGCGGATCGCCGATAGCGCGCTGAAAAATAGCTATGGTCGAAACGATAGGAATCGCGCGGCATTCATATTGGTTCGCGGCGATGTTTCAAAAGCTGTCGATGATGGATATTCGCTGCTGTCCATTTGGGAAACGCTTTGTGAAGAAGGGCGTATTCCATACACGTATCAGACGTTTCGCCGATATGCACGCGTCTTACTACCACCACGACCAGGCTGGTTAGAAAGGTGGACAAGCAAATGA
- the traJ gene encoding conjugal transfer transcriptional regulator TraJ: MEKENKATRKCSPPIKVYCLPEERNQIETNAKGTGLSLSTYLLNVGMGYRVCGILDHKRVEELARINGDLGRLGGLLKFWLTDDPRTARFGESTIRALLSKIEGTQDEMHEAMRAVVMPKTDL, encoded by the coding sequence ATGGAAAAAGAAAACAAAGCGACACGAAAATGCAGCCCTCCCATCAAGGTGTATTGCCTTCCGGAAGAACGAAATCAGATCGAGACGAATGCCAAGGGCACCGGCTTGAGTCTGTCTACTTACCTATTGAATGTAGGAATGGGCTACCGGGTGTGCGGAATCCTGGACCACAAACGCGTGGAGGAATTGGCACGTATCAATGGCGATCTTGGCCGCCTTGGTGGCCTGCTGAAGTTCTGGCTGACTGACGACCCGCGAACCGCACGATTCGGCGAATCCACCATTCGCGCTCTGCTTTCCAAGATAGAGGGCACGCAGGACGAGATGCACGAGGCCATGCGCGCGGTGGTGATGCCAAAGACTGACCTATGA
- the trbJ gene encoding P-type conjugative transfer protein TrbJ, giving the protein MRKTKVVSTLALVFAIAGGVSISAHAGIPVIDGGNLTQNIMSAQESVAQTLKQILQYETQLQQYQNMLQNTTAPASYVWDQAQATINELLSATNTLKYYENQLGSLDAYIGKFQDVNYYQASPCFTGQSCSAADMAALANNQQLASQSQKKANDAIFHGLKLQQTNLKNDAAILSNLQSSAQGASGQLQAIGYANQLASQQANQLLQIRSLLVAQQNAVATKMQADADKDAHQTAAHTTSSQDRIGKTGNATNWLNLTR; this is encoded by the coding sequence ATGAGAAAGACAAAAGTAGTCTCAACTCTTGCGCTGGTATTCGCCATCGCCGGTGGCGTATCGATTTCGGCGCATGCTGGAATCCCAGTCATCGACGGTGGGAATTTGACTCAAAATATTATGTCGGCGCAAGAATCCGTTGCGCAGACGCTCAAGCAGATTCTTCAATATGAAACCCAATTGCAGCAGTATCAAAATATGCTGCAAAACACGACCGCGCCTGCGTCCTACGTTTGGGATCAGGCGCAGGCGACCATCAATGAGTTGCTGAGCGCCACCAATACGCTGAAATACTACGAAAACCAACTCGGTAGCCTGGATGCTTACATCGGCAAGTTCCAGGACGTGAACTATTACCAGGCATCGCCGTGCTTCACGGGACAAAGCTGTAGTGCCGCCGACATGGCCGCGCTGGCAAACAATCAGCAACTTGCATCGCAGTCGCAAAAGAAGGCAAATGACGCCATCTTTCATGGGCTGAAGTTGCAGCAAACGAACCTGAAAAACGATGCCGCCATTCTGTCGAATTTGCAATCGTCAGCCCAAGGGGCCAGCGGTCAACTGCAAGCCATTGGATATGCCAATCAGCTTGCCAGCCAACAAGCGAACCAACTGCTTCAAATCCGCAGCCTGTTGGTAGCTCAACAGAATGCCGTGGCAACCAAGATGCAGGCCGACGCCGACAAGGATGCCCATCAGACCGCCGCGCACACCACATCCAGCCAGGATCGTATCGGCAAGACCGGCAACGCCACAAACTGGCTCAACTTGACCCGCTAA
- the trbL gene encoding P-type conjugative transfer protein TrbL: protein MQRSKIIILVGGALVLYSTGAAAQLTNQGMLDQVVNQFATKAAGWQIVVMTAATWLFWTLGTISLVWTGGMLALRKADIGEFFAEFVRFILFFGFFLWLLRNGPTFASSIIQSLQQLSEHASGTSSVTPSSIVDIGFMIWKQAIMNLSIWSPVDSFVGTLMSAAIMLLLAAIAVNMLLILVSAWILMYAGIFFLGFGGSRWTSDMAINYYKTVLGVAVQLFAMVLLVGIGNDLLTGFYAQMNTGTLNFQELGVMLVFCFALLMLVNKVPGLLSGVITGASVGHAGIGDFGAGAIAGAAMGATGMATGAASMAGAAMMGGVQSIAGGAQAIMAAFSKASASESGSGSSLGMGDLMSAAGGAGGGSGGDRGGGSALASAMGDSGGGSAPSMGGSSSDGAPDEVKSGGSYAAGVAAKAGRVAAGTAGNLAQGSWDVAKAKVSSMKGTAMDRISETTGGKIATAIKARDNQEPAFEGDSLSSASDEVSTSVNKAAVGTEEREHSASISPSAGSNSDLNPKSVFD from the coding sequence ATGCAAAGAAGCAAAATAATAATCCTTGTTGGCGGGGCCCTGGTGCTTTACTCAACCGGTGCGGCGGCCCAACTCACGAACCAGGGGATGCTTGACCAGGTGGTGAACCAGTTCGCCACGAAAGCCGCAGGCTGGCAGATCGTGGTGATGACTGCGGCCACCTGGCTGTTCTGGACGCTGGGTACGATTTCCCTGGTATGGACAGGCGGCATGCTGGCCCTACGCAAGGCCGACATTGGCGAGTTTTTCGCCGAGTTCGTGCGGTTCATCTTGTTTTTTGGGTTCTTTCTTTGGCTGCTACGAAACGGGCCTACGTTTGCATCATCGATTATTCAGTCCTTACAGCAGCTCAGCGAGCATGCCTCCGGCACTTCTTCGGTTACGCCGTCTAGCATCGTGGATATCGGCTTCATGATCTGGAAACAGGCCATCATGAACCTGTCTATCTGGAGTCCCGTCGATAGCTTCGTCGGCACGCTCATGAGTGCCGCCATCATGCTGTTGCTCGCAGCCATCGCCGTGAACATGCTGCTGATTTTGGTGTCGGCCTGGATACTAATGTACGCGGGGATTTTTTTCCTCGGCTTCGGCGGCTCGCGTTGGACCTCCGACATGGCGATCAATTACTACAAGACCGTCTTGGGCGTGGCCGTGCAGCTCTTTGCAATGGTGCTGCTGGTGGGTATCGGGAACGACCTGTTGACAGGCTTCTACGCTCAGATGAACACCGGGACGCTCAACTTTCAGGAGCTGGGCGTGATGCTGGTTTTCTGCTTTGCCTTACTGATGCTGGTCAACAAGGTTCCTGGCCTGCTGTCTGGGGTCATCACTGGCGCAAGTGTTGGGCATGCGGGCATCGGTGACTTCGGAGCAGGAGCAATTGCCGGCGCAGCGATGGGAGCGACTGGCATGGCGACCGGTGCCGCAAGTATGGCCGGTGCCGCCATGATGGGCGGAGTGCAGAGTATTGCAGGTGGTGCACAGGCGATCATGGCGGCCTTCTCCAAGGCAAGCGCGTCGGAGAGCGGAAGTGGTAGCAGCCTCGGCATGGGCGATCTGATGAGCGCGGCTGGTGGTGCTGGCGGTGGTTCTGGTGGCGACCGCGGGGGCGGTAGCGCCCTAGCTTCGGCGATGGGCGATTCTGGCGGCGGCTCGGCTCCATCAATGGGCGGTAGTTCGTCAGACGGCGCACCCGATGAAGTCAAATCAGGCGGTTCTTACGCGGCGGGAGTAGCGGCTAAGGCTGGCAGGGTGGCGGCAGGAACGGCCGGGAACCTAGCGCAAGGATCGTGGGATGTTGCTAAGGCTAAAGTTAGCTCGATGAAGGGTACCGCGATGGATCGCATCAGCGAAACCACTGGCGGTAAGATCGCGACGGCGATAAAGGCCAGAGACAACCAGGAGCCGGCATTTGAGGGCGATAGCCTAAGTAGCGCAAGCGATGAGGTATCGACCTCCGTCAACAAGGCAGCGGTCGGCACCGAAGAGCGTGAACACAGTGCGAGCATATCGCCCAGCGCCGGCAGCAACAGTGATTTAAACCCTAAGTCTGTTTTCGATTGA
- a CDS encoding translesion error-prone DNA polymerase V autoproteolytic subunit → MSFLPLLPLPDAAHATAVPACLVPASALTPVCPRPLYGQRISAGFPSPAEEYLEKGLDLNQYLVRNKTATFYFRVQGDSMVGARIFDGDMVVVDRSLTSKHRSIVLAVVNADYTIKRLHKRAGVIELRAENPRYAPIQFGDGETLEIWGVVVGVVCRFDA, encoded by the coding sequence ATGTCCTTTCTTCCTCTCCTTCCTCTGCCGGATGCCGCACACGCCACGGCGGTGCCCGCGTGTCTGGTGCCGGCCAGTGCCCTGACGCCGGTATGCCCGCGCCCCCTCTACGGACAACGCATCTCAGCCGGATTTCCGTCGCCGGCCGAGGAGTACCTGGAAAAAGGCCTCGACCTGAATCAGTACTTGGTGCGCAACAAGACGGCGACGTTCTATTTTCGGGTGCAGGGCGACAGCATGGTCGGGGCGCGTATTTTTGATGGCGATATGGTCGTGGTCGACCGCTCCCTAACGTCGAAGCATCGCAGCATCGTGCTAGCCGTCGTCAATGCCGATTACACGATCAAGCGCTTGCACAAGCGCGCCGGTGTCATTGAACTGCGCGCCGAGAATCCCCGGTATGCACCGATTCAGTTCGGGGACGGCGAAACGCTGGAAATCTGGGGTGTCGTCGTCGGTGTGGTGTGCCGGTTCGACGCATGA
- a CDS encoding Y-family DNA polymerase — MTVDPVSVTKTVFALVDVNNCYVSCERVFNPSLEGKPVVILSNNDGCVVARSAESKALKVAMGEPWFKLKDLAKQHGIIALSSNYTLYGDMSQRIMTVLRDYSPDVEVYSIDESFLGLNGLEGVWGTPTAMGQSIRQRVKQWVGVPVCVGIGHSKTLAKLANHIAKKRPAFDSVCDLTALSPHEQDGIFSTIEAGEVWGIGRRLSAQLQAAGIETVAQLRDASPAWIRSRFGVVVERTVNELNGLSCLALEDVAPTKKQIIASRSFGQPVLTIDELGESVASYMTRAAEKLRLQGSVCEAIQVFVQTNSFKASDRQYSNAVVVPLPNASCDTRLLIRAALFGLEQIYRPGYYYKKAGVILQGISSASVQQQSLFSTFGDGDKSEAMMRTLDGLNQRFGKGAVSVAAAGILNDWAMKRERKTPNYTTSWSEIPVVRAN, encoded by the coding sequence ATGACCGTGGATCCCGTGTCGGTAACGAAGACGGTCTTTGCACTGGTCGACGTCAACAACTGTTACGTTAGCTGCGAGCGGGTATTCAACCCGTCGCTGGAGGGCAAGCCGGTCGTCATTCTTTCCAATAATGATGGTTGCGTGGTGGCAAGATCGGCGGAGTCAAAGGCCTTGAAGGTCGCCATGGGAGAGCCCTGGTTCAAGCTCAAGGACCTGGCGAAGCAGCACGGGATCATTGCCCTGAGTAGCAATTACACCCTGTACGGCGACATGAGCCAGCGGATCATGACGGTCCTGCGCGATTACAGTCCCGATGTGGAGGTGTACAGCATCGACGAATCCTTCCTCGGGCTCAACGGCCTTGAAGGTGTCTGGGGGACGCCGACGGCCATGGGCCAGTCCATCCGCCAGCGGGTCAAGCAGTGGGTCGGGGTGCCGGTGTGCGTGGGTATCGGCCACAGCAAGACGTTGGCGAAACTGGCCAACCACATCGCCAAGAAACGGCCGGCCTTCGACAGCGTCTGCGATCTGACCGCGCTGTCGCCGCACGAGCAAGACGGCATTTTTTCAACCATCGAAGCAGGGGAGGTGTGGGGTATCGGCAGGCGGTTGTCAGCACAATTGCAGGCCGCCGGCATCGAGACGGTGGCCCAGCTGCGCGACGCCTCGCCGGCGTGGATCCGCTCGCGCTTCGGGGTAGTGGTCGAGCGTACCGTCAACGAGCTCAACGGCCTGTCCTGCCTGGCGCTCGAAGACGTCGCGCCCACGAAAAAGCAGATTATCGCCTCGCGCTCGTTTGGCCAGCCGGTGCTCACCATCGACGAACTCGGAGAGTCGGTCGCCAGCTACATGACCCGCGCCGCCGAAAAATTACGCCTGCAGGGTTCGGTGTGCGAAGCGATCCAGGTCTTCGTCCAGACCAATTCGTTCAAGGCATCGGACCGGCAATACAGCAACGCGGTCGTGGTGCCGCTGCCGAATGCGTCTTGCGACACCCGCTTGCTGATCCGTGCGGCACTGTTTGGTCTGGAGCAGATCTACCGGCCAGGCTACTACTACAAAAAAGCGGGCGTGATCCTGCAGGGTATTTCCAGCGCGTCCGTGCAGCAGCAATCGCTGTTTTCCACCTTCGGTGATGGCGATAAATCGGAAGCGATGATGCGCACGCTGGACGGCTTGAACCAGCGCTTCGGCAAGGGTGCGGTGAGCGTGGCCGCCGCCGGCATCCTCAACGACTGGGCCATGAAGCGCGAGCGGAAGACGCCGAATTATACGACGAGCTGGAGCGAGATTCCGGTGGTCAGGGCGAATTGA
- a CDS encoding LysR family transcriptional regulator — translation MAVSQWCALMELRQLKYFVAIADCRSFSKAAEKVFVAQSALSHQIAQLEAELGIGLFHRSRRGVELTDAGARFFPYAVSILRQTEEAIASARSGGDEPSGKVVFGLPHSVSNALALPLLREVHRQFPKIQLELTEELTGNLIKQLRTGQIHLSVLFDDGQLSEFTSVPFMREQMYLIEPSQEVRKARSSITLKQALAMPLILPAHPHGLRPLIEGAAMKAGLASPPVFADISSISILRTTLLAGLGRTLLPLMPFKQEIDAGLLVATLISSPTLERTLALCGSGLIPASSASQAVGRLTLDLVRTLCTSESWPGAQLIE, via the coding sequence ATGGCTGTTTCTCAATGGTGCGCACTGATGGAACTTCGACAACTTAAATACTTCGTTGCAATTGCTGACTGCCGCTCTTTTTCAAAGGCAGCAGAAAAGGTGTTTGTGGCCCAGTCGGCGTTGAGTCACCAAATCGCACAACTCGAGGCTGAACTCGGTATAGGCCTGTTTCATCGGTCGCGCAGAGGGGTAGAGCTTACCGATGCCGGTGCGCGATTTTTTCCGTATGCCGTATCGATATTGCGTCAGACCGAGGAGGCCATCGCCAGTGCCCGCAGCGGGGGAGATGAGCCTTCGGGCAAAGTGGTGTTCGGGCTCCCACACAGCGTGTCCAATGCGCTGGCTTTGCCGCTGCTGCGAGAGGTTCACCGGCAGTTTCCAAAAATTCAGCTCGAGCTGACGGAAGAACTGACCGGCAATCTGATCAAGCAGTTGCGCACCGGGCAAATCCACCTGTCGGTACTGTTTGACGATGGGCAGTTGTCGGAATTTACTTCCGTGCCTTTTATGCGTGAGCAGATGTATTTGATTGAACCTTCTCAAGAAGTCCGAAAAGCCAGGTCCAGCATCACGCTCAAGCAGGCGCTGGCCATGCCGTTGATCCTTCCGGCGCATCCACATGGTTTGCGTCCCCTGATTGAAGGCGCCGCCATGAAGGCGGGATTGGCCTCCCCGCCAGTCTTCGCTGACATCAGTTCCATCAGTATTTTGCGTACCACCTTGCTCGCTGGCCTTGGGCGAACTCTTTTGCCGCTGATGCCCTTCAAACAAGAAATTGATGCGGGGCTACTAGTGGCAACCCTGATAAGTAGCCCGACATTGGAGCGCACACTCGCACTGTGCGGATCGGGTCTCATCCCGGCTTCATCAGCGTCACAGGCTGTCGGTCGTCTGACCCTGGATCTGGTACGCACGCTGTGTACGTCGGAAAGCTGGCCGGGAGCCCAACTCATTGAATAA
- a CDS encoding SOS response-associated peptidase, which yields MCANYQPPTRADLEDYFGVTLPLSTDPAEAYPGSLAPIIRRDGDATDIAARRRTADLALFGLVPHWADSTLARRTYNARSETVASKPSFRDAYRHGRFCVIPAQMIYEPNYESGNAVRFAIAHAEGSPLGIAGIWEHRPGPDGETLLSFSMLTINADEHPLIRRFHKPGDEKRMVVLLPPDRIDAWLDSGCQDAPAFLVPYPAEALTAQPAPKPVRQGGKVPADNHVAAQQGFPGM from the coding sequence ATGTGCGCCAACTACCAGCCCCCCACCCGTGCCGACCTCGAGGATTATTTCGGCGTCACGCTGCCTCTCAGCACCGACCCGGCAGAAGCCTATCCGGGGTCGCTGGCTCCGATCATCCGGCGAGACGGTGACGCCACGGACATAGCCGCCCGCCGGCGCACAGCGGACCTGGCACTGTTCGGTCTGGTACCGCACTGGGCTGACAGCACGCTGGCACGCCGGACCTACAATGCACGCAGCGAGACGGTGGCCAGCAAACCGAGTTTCCGGGATGCCTACCGGCACGGCCGGTTCTGTGTCATTCCGGCGCAGATGATTTACGAACCGAACTACGAGAGCGGCAATGCCGTGCGGTTCGCTATAGCGCATGCAGAGGGATCGCCGCTGGGAATTGCGGGCATCTGGGAGCACCGGCCCGGGCCGGACGGGGAGACGTTGCTGTCGTTTTCGATGCTGACCATCAATGCCGACGAGCATCCGCTGATACGACGTTTTCACAAGCCGGGGGACGAAAAACGGATGGTGGTGTTGCTGCCGCCGGACCGGATCGATGCCTGGCTCGACAGCGGCTGTCAGGACGCACCGGCGTTCCTCGTGCCGTATCCGGCGGAGGCACTCACGGCGCAGCCGGCACCGAAGCCAGTCCGCCAGGGCGGCAAGGTACCGGCCGACAACCATGTGGCCGCGCAGCAAGGTTTTCCAGGGATGTGA
- a CDS encoding S8 family serine peptidase, whose product MRDTALQIRRELIDRNLGFAALRQHVGLFRPTTIALLDTAVDTSHPFLRRIAITAHGEHPDSGVSAHATAMASLIAGTDATACTNDDRAAEAAALRLHTWNTRMEPATPHAAQAARIHADIIDACSQRADAIVVGFEFISDNAAFVRTVASALAHASAAGVPVFVPAGNHGRIATHPLLAHPGVVPVCMSNRGGTLHHHSAWGPLTVLRGVRAVGEDLPVALPHNKEGEATGTSFSAALAARAFAALRSRWQAIGDAHGTACPLRDTAATAITAALRAASCHGGAAPQRCATLTIPGDLHVWAAYQLLSSRS is encoded by the coding sequence ATGCGTGACACGGCATTGCAAATACGACGTGAGCTGATCGACCGCAATCTTGGTTTTGCCGCATTGCGACAGCACGTTGGTTTGTTTCGCCCGACCACGATTGCGCTGCTCGATACCGCCGTCGATACCAGCCACCCATTCTTGAGGCGAATTGCGATCACGGCGCACGGTGAACATCCCGATAGCGGTGTTTCGGCTCATGCAACCGCAATGGCTTCGCTTATTGCTGGTACTGACGCCACCGCTTGTACGAACGATGATCGCGCTGCCGAGGCCGCAGCACTGCGTCTGCACACCTGGAACACCCGGATGGAACCAGCAACGCCACACGCAGCGCAAGCTGCGCGGATTCATGCTGACATAATCGATGCTTGCAGCCAACGTGCCGACGCCATCGTGGTCGGCTTTGAATTCATCAGCGACAACGCGGCCTTTGTCCGGACGGTGGCCAGCGCACTCGCGCATGCCAGCGCAGCTGGTGTTCCTGTTTTTGTTCCCGCCGGCAATCATGGTCGAATCGCGACACACCCGCTGCTGGCGCATCCGGGTGTGGTGCCGGTGTGCATGAGCAATCGTGGTGGAACGCTCCATCACCACAGTGCCTGGGGACCGCTGACCGTGCTGCGCGGCGTGCGCGCCGTGGGTGAAGACTTGCCCGTAGCACTGCCGCACAATAAGGAAGGCGAGGCCACCGGCACCAGTTTTTCCGCGGCGCTCGCCGCACGCGCATTTGCCGCATTGCGCAGTCGCTGGCAAGCCATCGGCGACGCACACGGCACTGCATGCCCGCTCCGTGACACTGCTGCAACTGCCATTACTGCCGCGCTGCGTGCCGCTTCCTGTCATGGCGGGGCGGCGCCGCAGCGGTGCGCCACCCTGACAATTCCCGGCGACCTGCATGTTTGGGCCGCTTACCAACTGCTGTCATCAAGGAGTTGA
- a CDS encoding type II toxin-antitoxin system YafQ family toxin, translating into MTSKRTAASKRALLPRAADYAKSFLKDWERLSRAGRYDMNRIREAMLLLIANDAPLGAEWLDHPLGGEWEGHRECHIGGDFLLVYRLDDNAKHGLIVFVRSGTHADLFE; encoded by the coding sequence ATGACCTCGAAAAGAACAGCGGCAAGTAAGCGCGCCCTGCTGCCGCGGGCGGCGGACTATGCCAAGTCCTTCCTGAAGGATTGGGAGCGGTTGTCGCGGGCTGGCCGGTATGACATGAACCGAATCAGGGAAGCCATGCTCTTGTTGATTGCCAACGATGCCCCGCTTGGGGCCGAGTGGCTTGATCACCCGTTGGGCGGCGAATGGGAGGGGCATCGGGAGTGCCATATCGGAGGCGATTTTTTGCTGGTCTACAGGCTTGATGACAACGCAAAGCATGGCTTGATTGTGTTTGTGCGCTCTGGAACGCATGCCGATCTGTTCGAGTAA
- a CDS encoding type II toxin-antitoxin system RelB/DinJ family antitoxin, with protein MATTTMVHVRVDEKIKAQATETLAAMGLSVSDAVRVFLMRVVADKQMPFALKVPNAETRAAMAEADEIVRTHRARFDTATELFDDLEKNSGK; from the coding sequence ATGGCTACCACCACAATGGTTCACGTCCGCGTGGACGAAAAAATTAAAGCGCAAGCCACCGAAACGCTAGCAGCGATGGGGCTGTCCGTTTCTGACGCCGTGCGCGTGTTTTTGATGCGCGTCGTCGCCGACAAGCAAATGCCGTTCGCGCTCAAGGTGCCGAACGCCGAAACGCGCGCCGCGATGGCTGAAGCCGACGAGATTGTGCGCACGCATCGTGCTCGCTTTGATACGGCTACTGAACTGTTCGATGACCTCGAAAAGAACAGCGGCAAGTAA